In the genome of Ignavibacteria bacterium, the window CTTTCGATTGTTTTTCCTGCAGTTCTCTGATGTGAAGAATTATCTCCCATCTATTTTCAGAGGAGATTTGAGATGTAATCGAGGGCATATTTCCCTGACCATACGTTATGATGTGAAATATTTGTCCATCTTTCATTGATAAAGCTCTTTCGGCGAATAGTGATGGAGGCGGCGGAAATCCCTTCTTTACAATAATTCCATCCCCTGTTCCCGAAATTCCGTGACAGGGAGCACAATAAATGGAGAATTGTTTCGATCCTTTTTCTACTAGCTCGATGCTGTCTTTCGGAAGAGGATTCTTCAGTTCATTTCCGGCTCGAACAGCATCATCGGGCGATGAAGTATATGGAAGTTTGTCAAATCCTTTTACTAATGTTCCATCTATGGGCAATTGAAGTGTTTTACCGTCGGGAAAATTTTTATTGGGTGCAAAAGTATTATAAGGAACCGAGTTGACCATCCCAGGAAGCAATTCTGAATTTCTTTGAGTGAAATCTCTTTTCACTAAAATCGTTCCCGCAACAAGAAGAATAAAAATCAAAGCAAGAAATATGTTTAATGACAATCTTGACATCTCAATTCTCCTCCTTCTGTAATCTTTCTTCAAACTCAACTGCATTGAACGAAGCAAATATTTCCGATGCAGATTTTACATCAAAGCTGGCATCAGATTGCACAAGAACTAATGCGAATCTGTTGTCTGTAACCCTTTTATATAAACTTTTTGGTTTTTTTGCTGGACGCAATTTGCTGATTATTATAAAAGTCAGCACGGTTCCAACTCCAGCAAATAGAACCATAATTTCGAAAGTAACAGGTACGAATGCAGGAATAGAGCGGAGTGGTTTACCGCCAACGTTTACCGGCCAGCTTGTAGCAGACGTCCAGACTT includes:
- a CDS encoding cytochrome c, translating into MSRLSLNIFLALIFILLVAGTILVKRDFTQRNSELLPGMVNSVPYNTFAPNKNFPDGKTLQLPIDGTLVKGFDKLPYTSSPDDAVRAGNELKNPLPKDSIELVEKGSKQFSIYCAPCHGISGTGDGIIVKKGFPPPPSLFAERALSMKDGQIFHIITYGQGNMPSITSQISSENRWEIILHIRELQEKQSK
- a CDS encoding DUF3341 domain-containing protein, with amino-acid sequence MTRRLFISYFENEKDILNATRAARDNNYEILDVFTPYAVHGLDDAIGLKPSRLPWVCLGLGLLGAIAKLWYQVWTSATSWPVNVGGKPLRSIPAFVPVTFEIMVLFAGVGTVLTFIIISKLRPAKKPKSLYKRVTDNRFALVLVQSDASFDVKSASEIFASFNAVEFEERLQKEEN